One segment of Paenibacillus rhizovicinus DNA contains the following:
- a CDS encoding ABC transporter permease has translation MSVLIMLLRKMARNYWLVICLFSGMLLCIALTASMPIYKNAVLHHMLVQDLERSYEQTGDHPGMIAAQFTMQTDNAKVQSKIMDRFDAYWSSHITGSKLLHVTQDQKQVETVRFGLTPTDPSRVDPKVKRNAKLSMRSSLEEHIRLIDGKLPSQTRVDGVYEVMVTDSALGQLGMLLGQEYDIKDPKIKDTSIRIKPVAVIVEKDLNDPFWGMQNLKNDQNTLFLPDKLFEQDFIAKRPIIIGRVGGTAITDYTQFNLDTAAYMLNLKTNLAPDMLGSYNYSVSSTVWVPGSEAMTAYSEREKTLRTLLWSLNVPLFILIAFYFYMVTSMLVERQKAEISVLRSRGASRFHLVLMYAAEFGLLAIAAYAIGPWLGIWFTRVLGSTSTFLNFVNRGSLQVEMTAESWKYAAGAVFAAWVLNLVPVFIATKVSIVDQKRAKAREGKRPIWQLFGVDIILILVALYGHYMFRQRMTDLVKLGLDGKSLSADPLLYTIPTLFILGSGLLMMRLYPLFIALIYRMGRKRWAPQYYTTLLLVIRRNRIYHGLMLFLVLTVGTGIYNANTARTLNENMEDQIWYAAGSDVVLRQHWESDAPSGPAGPPSANEPVQQAPAPDVIHYLEPPFELIQTLPGVDTAAKVFTKDEAQAWLGTKSGKVKLMGIDTDDFGNAAWMKDSLMQYPFNDYLNLIAADTHAVLLSKTAADFFGAKAGDVLDVGWEGIRPTRLVVYGVVPYFPAFNPNPVAAAEGGGKKQDPMLIVGHLDTIQNELAMEPYDVWLKLKPGADRQAMLDEMDKRHVQLEGFSDTIGKISESRMDPFRMAINGVMTLGFIISLAISFLGFMLFWLLSLQGRMLQFGIYRAMGISFKQLLGMMTLEQLLTTGAGFFIGIATGIAAGQIYVPLFQLSFDPGRIVPPFEVISDHADIIRLGISTCFMLAAALVILTWLLKRMNIHQAVKLGED, from the coding sequence ATGTCCGTTCTCATCATGCTTCTTCGCAAGATGGCCAGAAATTATTGGCTGGTTATCTGTTTGTTCAGCGGAATGCTGCTATGCATCGCGCTCACGGCAAGTATGCCGATTTATAAAAATGCCGTTTTGCATCATATGCTCGTGCAAGATTTGGAGCGCAGTTATGAACAAACCGGGGATCATCCCGGCATGATAGCCGCGCAGTTTACGATGCAGACGGACAACGCGAAGGTCCAATCGAAGATTATGGACCGGTTCGACGCTTATTGGTCTTCGCATATTACGGGAAGCAAATTGCTGCATGTCACGCAGGATCAAAAGCAGGTGGAGACGGTGCGGTTCGGACTTACGCCGACCGATCCTTCGCGAGTCGATCCGAAGGTGAAACGCAACGCCAAGCTGTCCATGCGTTCGAGTTTGGAGGAGCATATCCGGCTTATCGACGGGAAGCTTCCTTCGCAGACGAGAGTGGATGGCGTGTACGAAGTCATGGTCACGGACAGCGCGCTCGGTCAACTCGGCATGCTGCTTGGTCAGGAATACGACATAAAAGATCCGAAGATCAAGGATACCTCGATCCGGATCAAGCCGGTAGCCGTCATTGTGGAGAAGGATTTGAACGATCCGTTCTGGGGCATGCAGAATCTGAAGAACGATCAGAATACGCTCTTCCTGCCGGATAAGCTGTTCGAACAAGACTTTATTGCGAAACGCCCGATCATCATCGGACGGGTCGGCGGAACGGCCATCACCGATTACACCCAATTCAACCTGGATACCGCTGCTTACATGTTGAATTTGAAGACGAACTTGGCGCCCGACATGCTCGGCTCGTACAATTACTCGGTCAGTTCAACGGTTTGGGTTCCGGGCAGCGAGGCGATGACAGCTTACAGCGAGCGGGAGAAGACGCTTCGCACGCTGCTCTGGTCGCTTAATGTTCCTTTGTTTATCTTGATTGCGTTCTACTTCTACATGGTGACGAGCATGCTTGTCGAACGCCAAAAGGCAGAGATTTCCGTGCTTCGCAGCCGCGGCGCATCCAGATTCCATCTCGTCCTGATGTATGCTGCAGAGTTCGGGCTTCTCGCAATCGCGGCTTATGCCATCGGACCGTGGCTTGGGATTTGGTTTACGCGGGTTCTCGGATCCACGAGCACCTTCCTGAACTTCGTAAACCGCGGATCGCTGCAGGTTGAGATGACTGCCGAGAGCTGGAAGTATGCTGCGGGCGCGGTGTTCGCCGCGTGGGTCCTTAACCTCGTTCCGGTATTTATCGCGACGAAAGTATCGATTGTGGATCAGAAGCGGGCGAAGGCCCGCGAAGGAAAACGGCCGATCTGGCAGCTCTTCGGGGTCGATATCATCCTGATTCTTGTCGCGTTGTACGGTCACTACATGTTCCGCCAACGGATGACGGATCTTGTCAAGCTAGGCCTTGACGGAAAATCGTTGTCGGCAGATCCGCTGCTCTACACGATTCCGACGCTGTTTATTCTCGGCTCGGGACTCCTGATGATGAGACTGTATCCGCTGTTCATCGCGCTCATTTACCGGATGGGCCGCAAGCGCTGGGCGCCGCAATACTACACCACGCTGCTGCTGGTCATCCGCCGGAATCGAATCTATCACGGGTTGATGCTGTTTCTCGTTCTGACGGTTGGAACGGGGATCTACAATGCCAATACGGCACGCACGCTGAACGAGAATATGGAAGACCAGATTTGGTATGCTGCCGGCAGCGATGTCGTGCTTCGCCAACACTGGGAGAGCGACGCTCCTTCAGGTCCTGCTGGGCCGCCTTCGGCCAACGAGCCCGTGCAGCAAGCTCCGGCGCCGGACGTCATTCATTATTTGGAGCCTCCTTTCGAACTGATTCAAACGCTGCCGGGCGTGGATACGGCCGCGAAAGTATTTACGAAAGACGAAGCGCAGGCATGGCTCGGAACGAAGAGCGGCAAGGTCAAGCTGATGGGCATCGACACGGACGACTTCGGTAATGCCGCTTGGATGAAAGACAGCTTGATGCAGTACCCGTTCAACGATTATTTGAATTTGATTGCCGCCGACACGCATGCGGTATTGTTATCCAAAACCGCGGCGGATTTCTTCGGCGCGAAGGCCGGCGACGTCCTGGACGTAGGCTGGGAAGGGATTCGTCCGACAAGGCTTGTCGTATATGGCGTCGTGCCGTATTTCCCGGCGTTCAACCCGAATCCGGTCGCTGCCGCGGAGGGAGGCGGCAAGAAGCAAGATCCGATGCTGATCGTCGGCCATTTGGACACGATTCAGAACGAGCTTGCCATGGAGCCGTACGATGTGTGGCTGAAGCTTAAGCCGGGCGCGGATAGGCAAGCGATGCTCGACGAGATGGATAAACGGCATGTTCAGCTTGAAGGATTCAGCGATACGATCGGCAAAATCTCGGAGAGCCGCATGGATCCGTTCCGGATGGCGATCAACGGCGTCATGACGTTAGGTTTTATAATTTCGCTGGCGATCAGCTTCCTTGGGTTTATGCTCTTCTGGCTGTTGTCGCTCCAAGGCCGGATGCTGCAATTCGGTATCTACCGGGCGATGGGGATTTCCTTCAAGCAGCTGCTCGGCATGATGACGCTGGAACAGCTGCTAACCACGGGCGCCGGATTCTTCATCGGCATCGCAACCGGAATCGCCGCAGGTCAAATCTACGTACCATTGTTCCAGCTCTCGTTCGATCCTGGAAGAATTGTGCCGCCGTTCGAAGTCATTTCCGATCATGCAGATATCATTAGGCTGGGCATCTCGACATGTTTCATGCTTGCTGCCGCGCTTGTTATTCTGACCTGGCTGCTGAAGCGGATGAATATTCACCAAGCGGTCAAGCTCGGGGAGGATTAG